In Arthrobacter sp. QXT-31, one genomic interval encodes:
- a CDS encoding carbohydrate ABC transporter permease, which produces MSTLTPAAQDNPAGPIALNTGRISRRRKSRMDPTRNNTAAGIAAWLLALLFATPVLWMILTSFHSETDAATNPPSIAADLTLDAYKEFFGATSGVSPWPPLINSATASILSTVLVLALAIPAAYALSIRPVKKWTDVMFFFLSTKMMPVVAAILPLYLFARTVGALDNIWFLILMYTSMNLPIAVWMMRSFLAEVPEEMLEAAQIDGASLLLILRKIIAPVAMPGIAATALICFIFSWNELLLARVLTGVVAGTAPVFLTGFVSGQGLFLAKVCAAAVIISLPVLFAGFAAQDKLVQGLSLGAVK; this is translated from the coding sequence ATGAGCACCCTCACGCCCGCTGCACAGGACAACCCCGCCGGCCCTATCGCCCTAAACACCGGCCGCATCTCACGGCGTCGCAAGTCCCGGATGGACCCTACACGGAACAACACCGCCGCCGGGATCGCCGCCTGGCTGCTGGCACTGCTCTTCGCCACCCCCGTGCTGTGGATGATCCTGACCTCCTTCCACTCCGAAACCGACGCCGCCACGAACCCGCCCTCCATCGCCGCGGACCTGACCCTGGACGCGTACAAGGAGTTCTTCGGCGCCACCTCCGGCGTCAGCCCCTGGCCGCCGCTGATCAACTCCGCCACCGCCTCCATCCTCTCCACCGTCCTGGTGCTGGCACTGGCCATCCCGGCCGCGTACGCCCTCTCCATCCGGCCGGTGAAGAAGTGGACCGACGTCATGTTCTTCTTCCTCTCCACCAAGATGATGCCGGTGGTGGCCGCGATCCTGCCGCTCTACCTCTTTGCCCGGACCGTCGGCGCGCTGGACAACATCTGGTTCCTGATCCTGATGTACACCTCCATGAACCTGCCCATCGCCGTGTGGATGATGCGCTCCTTCCTCGCCGAAGTCCCGGAGGAAATGCTCGAGGCGGCCCAGATCGACGGCGCCAGCCTCCTGCTCATCCTGCGCAAGATCATCGCCCCCGTTGCCATGCCCGGCATCGCCGCCACCGCCCTGATCTGCTTCATTTTCAGCTGGAACGAACTCCTGCTGGCCCGCGTCCTCACCGGCGTCGTCGCCGGCACCGCCCCGGTGTTCCTCACCGGCTTCGTCTCCGGCCAGGGCCTGTTCCTCGCCAAGGTGTGTGCCGCCGCCGTCATCATCTCCCTGCCCGTGCTGTTCGCCGGCTTCGCCGCGCAGGACAAGCTCGTCCAGGGTCTGTCGCTCGGCGCGGTCAAGTAA
- a CDS encoding mannitol dehydrogenase family protein has translation MLTDATLTELPGSLARPSYDRSALTAGIVHFGVGGFHRAHQAMYLDQLMNAGLAHDWAICGVGVLPGDARMKQVMDRQDCLYTLVVKNPDGTREGRVIGSIIEYLFAPDDPEAVIEKMASDAVRIVSLTVTEGGYNFHHVTGRFDADNPDVVHDLQPGAAPRTTFGLITEALRRRRDRGLAPFTVMSCDNIQGNGDVAREMFTAFASLKDPALGAWVTEHVPFPNSMVDRITPVTTDEDRQAIAEEFGVEDGWPVVCEPFEQWVLEDHFSLGRPPFEKAGVQLVEDVEPYELMKLRLLNASHQGMCYFGHLAGYRYAHEAAQDPLFARFLLDYMDREATPTLQPVPGIDLGTYKRALIERFSNEYVRDTLARLCAESSDRIPKWLLPVVRINLENGGEISRSAAIVASWARYAEGTDEQGNPIEVVDRLKDTLMAAAARQRQDPLSFISNREVFGDLIDNERFVTAYSEALASLHRYGARETLRGLES, from the coding sequence ATGCTCACCGATGCGACACTCACCGAACTCCCGGGCAGCCTGGCCCGTCCGTCCTATGACCGCTCGGCCCTGACCGCCGGCATCGTCCACTTCGGCGTCGGCGGCTTCCACCGCGCGCACCAGGCCATGTACCTGGACCAGCTGATGAACGCCGGCCTCGCCCACGACTGGGCCATCTGCGGCGTGGGCGTCCTGCCCGGCGACGCCCGGATGAAGCAGGTCATGGACCGGCAGGACTGCCTGTACACGCTGGTGGTGAAGAACCCCGACGGGACGCGGGAAGGCCGGGTGATCGGCTCCATCATCGAGTACCTCTTCGCGCCCGACGATCCCGAGGCCGTGATCGAAAAAATGGCGTCCGACGCCGTCCGGATCGTTTCGCTGACAGTCACCGAGGGCGGGTACAACTTCCACCACGTCACCGGCCGCTTCGACGCCGACAACCCCGATGTGGTCCACGACCTCCAGCCCGGTGCCGCGCCGCGGACCACCTTCGGGCTCATCACCGAGGCGCTGCGCCGGCGCCGGGACCGGGGGCTGGCGCCGTTCACGGTCATGTCCTGCGACAACATCCAGGGCAACGGCGACGTGGCGCGGGAGATGTTCACGGCCTTCGCCTCGCTCAAGGACCCGGCTCTCGGCGCCTGGGTCACCGAGCACGTGCCCTTCCCCAACAGCATGGTGGACCGCATCACGCCCGTCACCACCGACGAGGACCGGCAGGCCATCGCGGAGGAGTTCGGTGTTGAGGACGGCTGGCCCGTGGTCTGCGAACCCTTCGAGCAGTGGGTGCTCGAGGACCACTTCAGCCTGGGGCGTCCGCCCTTCGAAAAGGCCGGCGTGCAGCTCGTGGAGGACGTGGAGCCGTATGAGCTGATGAAGCTGCGGCTGCTCAACGCGAGCCACCAGGGGATGTGCTACTTCGGGCACCTGGCCGGGTACCGCTACGCGCACGAGGCGGCGCAGGACCCGCTGTTCGCGCGGTTCCTGCTGGACTACATGGACCGGGAAGCGACGCCGACGCTGCAGCCGGTGCCCGGCATCGACCTCGGCACGTACAAGCGGGCCCTGATCGAGCGCTTCTCCAACGAATACGTCCGCGACACCCTGGCCCGGCTGTGTGCGGAGAGCTCGGACCGGATCCCGAAGTGGCTGCTGCCCGTGGTGCGGATCAACCTCGAGAACGGGGGAGAGATCAGCCGGTCTGCTGCGATTGTGGCGAGCTGGGCACGCTATGCCGAAGGAACGGACGAGCAGGGCAACCCGATCGAGGTGGTGGACCGGCTCAAGGACACCCTGATGGCCGCCGCCGCACGCCAGCGGCAGGACCCGCTGTCCTTCATCTCGAACCGGGAAGTCTTCGGCGACCTCATCGACAACGAACGGTTTGTCACCGCGTACTCCGAAGCGCTGGCCAGCCTGCACCGGTACGGTGCGAGGGAGACGCTTCGCGGACTGGAGTCCTAG
- a CDS encoding chitobiase/beta-hexosaminidase C-terminal domain-containing protein yields the protein MSVQKQDQKERSKVRVARRRRTMGIVTLGAVLASGLTALPPAVAALPAGGPVLSQSVVAGMVPAALPAGPAGVGPIDPTNGYPYWYADGGDEAKGLEPVRLELCLDGSVCPVIGIDYDPTQPLAIPGNFPEESFWWSAETSLTMPGGASARLIMAQEAAFSGVGDVAQGQQNGFARLRIRLDDGVPNQRYTFTHPYGVEVLTADDRGRIRFTEDIGCMQQPCSWDEPSEGRIGPFLRWDPAVAPAAPEGFIGDPLVEHKVVGSPNNTDYFQVSGPADAGGTPASARTDLFAVQGKIATLKAGVDKPGGVYNSKQTVKIQASLPDKAKIIYTTDGTDPGFNEDGTINGTEVVPAAGDMSAVAAVELATPGLTTLKYMAVDLEDKEKATAIYTEEYELDATRPWLEASPDAAAGPLAGPQTVTLTGTTNDPSVAPDIYYTTDGSAPGLTEDGEPTGSTREYNDPFRLGMSTTIRAVAIDPATGTAGEVRSFPFKVRNLSEVGPLGDHGFPVWLKDNGWEGQEPVQLDLCLDDPLCPVVDDRPDPTQPTSFPDNFPGEAFWFASDAEVPVDGGDVRLTLGSEAAFGADAVQDNAQVGFGRVRVRGDAVFEPEATYRFTHPYGALDLKADLDGNINYTEDLGALNATGDFSGLLESRIGPFLRWTEGAPEGYLGDGATPHAVTGSPYDTNYFKIEKIAAPSGDVLDPELLGETDQFVVQGRMTGATPPEPTPTATTAGGVFATDQLVALTATPENAQIFFTTDGTDPTTASTLYTEPIPITAEGTTTVKFIAVAFGIASPVMTETFTVDKTAPGLSANVDGSEVPAGTAVTLSASEDAAIFFTLDGSEPTADGTRYSAPVTLAGGQTLRAVAIDAAGNASSIGSWTAAEGTGGETPVDPPVEEPATRDGIGRDFNGDSSADLVSTDTSGKLWLYPGNGNGGFAPRKQIGSGWNGMTSVVSAGDTNSDGKADLVARDAAGKLWLYPGNGRGGFAAKKQVGQGWNGMTSIVAPGDFSGDGKADLVARDKAGYLWLYAGDGRGTYGAVKKIGRGWNSMTIVGAGDTTSDGKADLVARDTAGNLWLYAGRGDGYVASSKQIGTGWNSMTLLMGPGDFSGDGKNDLIARDKSGNLWLYAGKGDGHVSGKKMIGTGWNSMKNIL from the coding sequence TTGAGTGTTCAAAAGCAGGACCAAAAAGAACGGTCGAAAGTCCGGGTGGCCCGGCGCCGGCGGACGATGGGGATAGTGACCCTGGGCGCGGTGCTGGCGTCCGGGCTGACCGCCCTGCCGCCGGCTGTTGCGGCGCTGCCGGCAGGCGGTCCCGTGCTGTCGCAGTCGGTAGTCGCTGGCATGGTGCCCGCGGCGCTGCCCGCCGGCCCTGCGGGCGTGGGCCCGATCGATCCGACCAACGGTTATCCGTACTGGTACGCCGACGGCGGGGACGAGGCCAAGGGGCTGGAGCCCGTCCGGCTGGAGCTGTGCCTTGACGGCTCGGTCTGCCCGGTCATCGGCATCGACTACGATCCGACCCAGCCGCTGGCGATTCCCGGGAATTTCCCGGAAGAGTCATTCTGGTGGTCGGCCGAAACGTCGCTGACCATGCCGGGCGGGGCATCAGCACGGCTGATCATGGCCCAGGAGGCGGCGTTTTCCGGAGTCGGGGACGTGGCGCAGGGACAGCAGAACGGGTTCGCCCGACTGCGGATCCGGCTGGACGACGGCGTACCCAACCAGCGGTACACGTTCACCCACCCGTACGGTGTTGAGGTGCTGACCGCGGATGACCGCGGCCGGATCCGCTTCACCGAAGACATCGGCTGCATGCAGCAGCCGTGCAGCTGGGACGAGCCGTCCGAGGGACGCATCGGCCCCTTCCTGCGGTGGGACCCGGCCGTGGCACCGGCAGCACCGGAAGGCTTTATCGGCGACCCTCTCGTCGAACACAAGGTGGTGGGCAGCCCCAACAACACGGACTACTTCCAGGTCTCCGGACCGGCGGACGCGGGCGGCACTCCCGCGAGCGCCCGGACGGACCTGTTCGCCGTGCAGGGCAAAATCGCCACGCTGAAGGCAGGGGTGGACAAGCCCGGGGGCGTCTACAACTCCAAGCAAACGGTCAAAATCCAGGCGTCCCTGCCGGACAAGGCGAAGATCATCTACACCACGGACGGCACCGATCCCGGGTTCAACGAAGACGGCACCATTAACGGAACCGAAGTCGTGCCTGCCGCGGGCGACATGTCCGCGGTGGCCGCCGTCGAACTGGCCACACCGGGCCTGACCACGCTGAAGTACATGGCGGTGGACCTCGAGGACAAGGAGAAGGCCACCGCCATCTACACCGAAGAGTATGAACTCGACGCCACCCGGCCGTGGCTTGAGGCCAGCCCGGACGCGGCCGCTGGTCCCCTCGCGGGACCGCAGACGGTCACCCTCACAGGGACCACGAACGACCCCTCCGTTGCGCCGGACATCTACTACACCACGGACGGATCGGCCCCGGGTCTGACGGAGGATGGGGAACCGACCGGCTCCACCCGCGAATACAACGATCCATTCCGGCTCGGGATGTCCACCACCATCCGGGCCGTCGCCATCGACCCGGCCACCGGAACTGCCGGCGAGGTGCGTTCCTTCCCGTTCAAGGTCCGCAACCTCTCTGAAGTGGGCCCCCTCGGCGACCACGGCTTCCCGGTGTGGCTGAAGGACAACGGCTGGGAAGGGCAGGAACCGGTCCAGCTGGACCTGTGCCTGGATGACCCGCTGTGCCCGGTGGTCGATGACCGGCCAGACCCGACGCAGCCGACGTCGTTCCCGGACAACTTCCCGGGCGAGGCGTTCTGGTTCGCGTCCGACGCGGAAGTTCCCGTCGACGGCGGGGACGTCCGGCTGACCCTCGGTTCGGAGGCAGCGTTCGGGGCGGATGCCGTGCAGGACAACGCGCAGGTCGGCTTCGGCCGGGTCCGGGTCCGCGGCGACGCGGTCTTCGAGCCGGAGGCAACCTACCGGTTCACACACCCTTACGGGGCCCTGGACCTGAAGGCGGATCTCGACGGCAACATCAACTACACCGAGGACCTGGGCGCCCTGAACGCCACCGGCGACTTCTCGGGGCTGCTGGAGAGCAGGATCGGGCCGTTCCTCCGGTGGACCGAAGGTGCTCCCGAAGGGTACCTCGGCGACGGCGCCACGCCGCACGCCGTGACCGGCAGCCCGTATGACACGAACTACTTCAAGATCGAGAAGATTGCTGCGCCCAGCGGCGATGTACTGGATCCGGAGCTCCTTGGGGAGACCGACCAGTTCGTGGTCCAGGGCCGCATGACCGGCGCCACCCCGCCGGAGCCCACCCCCACGGCAACGACGGCGGGCGGCGTGTTCGCCACCGACCAGCTCGTGGCGCTGACGGCCACCCCGGAGAATGCACAGATCTTCTTCACCACCGACGGCACGGACCCGACGACGGCCAGCACGCTGTACACGGAGCCGATTCCAATCACCGCCGAGGGCACCACCACGGTGAAGTTCATCGCCGTGGCGTTTGGCATCGCCTCTCCAGTGATGACGGAGACGTTCACGGTGGACAAGACGGCACCGGGCCTGAGCGCCAATGTTGACGGCAGCGAGGTCCCTGCGGGCACCGCCGTGACACTGTCCGCCAGCGAGGACGCGGCCATCTTCTTCACGCTGGATGGCAGTGAGCCCACAGCGGACGGCACGCGGTACTCGGCACCGGTGACGCTCGCGGGGGGCCAGACCCTGCGGGCGGTGGCCATCGATGCCGCCGGCAATGCCAGCAGCATCGGCAGCTGGACGGCGGCCGAAGGAACCGGCGGTGAGACCCCCGTTGATCCGCCGGTCGAGGAACCTGCCACGAGGGACGGCATCGGCCGGGACTTCAACGGCGACTCCAGCGCCGATCTCGTCTCGACGGACACTTCGGGCAAGCTATGGCTGTACCCCGGCAACGGCAACGGCGGTTTCGCACCCCGGAAGCAGATCGGGTCGGGCTGGAACGGCATGACCAGCGTGGTCAGCGCCGGGGACACCAACAGTGACGGCAAGGCTGACCTGGTGGCCCGCGACGCGGCCGGCAAGCTGTGGCTGTACCCCGGTAACGGCAGGGGCGGTTTCGCCGCGAAGAAGCAGGTGGGGCAGGGCTGGAACGGCATGACCAGCATCGTTGCCCCCGGTGACTTCAGCGGGGACGGCAAAGCCGACCTCGTGGCCCGCGACAAGGCCGGCTACCTCTGGCTCTACGCCGGTGACGGGCGCGGCACCTACGGCGCCGTAAAGAAGATCGGCCGGGGCTGGAACAGCATGACAATTGTCGGCGCCGGGGACACCACCAGCGACGGCAAGGCTGATCTGGTGGCCCGCGACACTGCCGGCAACCTGTGGCTCTACGCCGGCAGGGGCGACGGATACGTGGCATCCAGCAAGCAGATCGGCACGGGCTGGAACAGCATGACCCTGCTGATGGGACCCGGCGACTTCAGCGGCGACGGCAAAAACGACCTGATCGCCCGCGACAAGTCCGGCAACCTGTGGCTGTACGCAGGCAAGGGCGACGGACACGTCTCTGGGAAGAAGATGATCGGCACGGGCTGGAACTCGATGAAGAACATCCTCTGA
- a CDS encoding TM2 domain-containing protein — MSQPSYPHAPQNGPSAPPIPHPPSSYGGQYQGEYQPGPYGDVPYASGPGKSFMTTWILSLLLGSFGADRFYLGKVGTGIAKLLTGGGFGIWAIVDLIITLTGNARDKDGRPLEGYPENKKKAWIITAVVWVIGMVVGALYMVMSFAMASQMLVGRNTPAPPLPAASEAAPAPSSAASEAAPAPSSSATDTATATDANSLVVTVSEGNTVKVGVLDSLYISEIPRMSYMKPQNGGFLAIKVSWETLTGSSRTSPYNFEVYDTDGNEGELISLDEGLGSLPTEEVGAGDVRRGMIVFDVRKGPVKVVVKDEFGDAASTFTLTTQ; from the coding sequence ATGAGTCAACCCAGTTACCCCCACGCGCCCCAAAACGGTCCATCAGCTCCGCCGATTCCGCATCCGCCGTCCAGCTATGGCGGGCAGTACCAAGGCGAATACCAGCCGGGGCCCTACGGCGACGTTCCCTACGCCAGCGGGCCGGGGAAGTCGTTCATGACCACGTGGATTCTGTCCCTCCTGCTGGGCAGCTTCGGTGCGGACCGTTTCTACCTGGGCAAGGTCGGCACGGGCATCGCCAAGCTTCTGACCGGCGGCGGGTTCGGCATTTGGGCAATCGTGGACCTGATCATCACCCTGACCGGAAACGCACGGGACAAGGACGGGCGGCCGCTGGAGGGCTACCCGGAGAACAAGAAGAAGGCCTGGATCATCACCGCGGTCGTCTGGGTGATCGGAATGGTGGTCGGAGCCCTGTACATGGTGATGTCCTTTGCCATGGCTTCCCAGATGCTTGTGGGACGGAACACCCCGGCTCCGCCGCTACCCGCTGCCTCCGAAGCGGCACCGGCCCCGTCATCCGCTGCTTCCGAGGCGGCACCGGCCCCGTCATCCTCGGCCACCGACACCGCCACCGCCACCGATGCGAACTCCCTGGTGGTTACCGTGTCCGAGGGCAATACGGTGAAAGTCGGGGTCCTGGACTCCCTCTACATCTCTGAAATTCCGCGCATGTCCTACATGAAGCCGCAGAACGGAGGGTTCCTCGCCATCAAGGTTTCCTGGGAGACGCTGACGGGAAGCAGCAGGACCAGCCCTTACAACTTCGAGGTCTACGACACGGACGGCAATGAGGGCGAGCTGATCTCTCTGGACGAGGGGCTGGGGAGCCTGCCCACTGAGGAAGTTGGCGCCGGTGATGTTCGCCGGGGAATGATCGTGTTCGACGTCAGGAAGGGCCCCGTCAAGGTCGTGGTCAAGGATGAGTTCGGGGACGCGGCATCCACCTTCACCCTGACCACTCAGTAA
- a CDS encoding glycoside hydrolase family 15 protein, producing the protein METRMHSPALEDYGLLGDTRTAALVSADGGIDWLCAPTFDGDPVFGALLGGAEAGTFRAGPAFPAERLVRRYRPHTATLETVWAADGGTLTLTEAMVAEVSGRLLPTTLLIRRLEADGAPVRAAVDFNPRFGERHLRPRVRRGRHLVCEWGALAMSLGCSGGLRVEPGTTAELTVEPGRPVVMVLGLAYTEPLIWVDPETAWDLVEADEDRWREWTSGISRDVPFREPVLRSLLTLKLLTYSPSGAPVAAPTTSLPEDPGGIRNWDYRYAWPRDASIGIAAFLGLGKDAEALNFLNWLLHASRLERPRLPALLTLTGGHVPRERTLENWPGYADSSPVRAGNGAAHQHQLDGYGWVLDAAWNLVRQGRRLNSETWRAMRSFTDLVARRWPEPDAGIWEIRADAAHHVHSKIMGWLALDRALRIAETHRISARRRRRWETARSELTADIRAQGFDAARNTYTRSYGSADLDSALLILPVTGFEDSGSPRLRGTVDAVWVELSAGYPFLYRYPPGQDGLPGDEGAFLPCSFWLAQALALTGRAAEAAELFESLLGYAGPLGLFSEEADPATGTLLGNYPQAMTHAALVQAALALRDASHQLAPLPQAAGPKEA; encoded by the coding sequence GTGGAAACCAGGATGCACTCCCCCGCCCTGGAGGACTACGGGCTGCTGGGCGACACGCGGACTGCCGCGCTGGTCTCGGCCGACGGCGGCATCGACTGGCTCTGCGCGCCCACCTTCGACGGCGATCCCGTCTTCGGCGCGCTGCTCGGCGGCGCCGAAGCCGGCACCTTCCGCGCCGGCCCCGCCTTCCCCGCCGAACGCCTCGTCCGCCGGTACCGGCCGCACACGGCGACGCTCGAAACGGTCTGGGCCGCGGACGGGGGAACACTGACCCTCACCGAAGCGATGGTGGCCGAGGTGTCGGGCCGCCTGCTGCCCACCACCCTCCTGATCCGGCGGCTGGAGGCCGACGGCGCACCGGTACGGGCCGCCGTCGACTTTAACCCCCGGTTCGGCGAGCGCCATCTGCGCCCCCGCGTCCGGAGGGGGCGGCATCTGGTCTGCGAATGGGGCGCCCTGGCCATGTCACTCGGCTGCAGCGGCGGGTTGCGGGTTGAGCCGGGTACGACGGCGGAACTCACCGTTGAGCCCGGCCGTCCCGTGGTGATGGTGCTTGGGTTGGCATATACGGAACCGCTGATCTGGGTGGATCCGGAGACCGCGTGGGACCTGGTGGAAGCCGATGAGGACCGCTGGCGGGAGTGGACGTCGGGCATCAGCCGGGACGTTCCGTTCCGTGAACCGGTGCTGCGGAGCCTGCTGACGCTGAAGCTGCTGACCTACTCCCCCTCGGGAGCACCGGTGGCCGCCCCTACCACGTCACTGCCGGAGGACCCGGGCGGCATCCGCAACTGGGACTACAGGTACGCCTGGCCGCGGGATGCCAGCATCGGCATCGCCGCGTTCCTTGGCCTCGGCAAGGATGCCGAGGCACTGAACTTCCTGAACTGGCTCCTGCACGCCAGCAGGCTGGAGCGGCCCCGGCTGCCGGCCCTGCTCACCCTGACCGGCGGGCATGTCCCCCGCGAGCGCACGCTGGAGAACTGGCCGGGCTACGCGGACAGCTCTCCGGTGCGGGCGGGCAACGGGGCCGCGCACCAGCATCAGCTGGACGGCTACGGCTGGGTGCTCGACGCCGCGTGGAACCTCGTGCGGCAGGGGCGGCGCCTGAACTCGGAGACGTGGCGGGCGATGCGCAGCTTCACGGATCTGGTGGCGCGGCGGTGGCCGGAACCGGACGCGGGCATCTGGGAAATCAGGGCCGATGCCGCGCACCATGTGCATTCGAAGATCATGGGCTGGCTCGCCCTTGACCGGGCACTGCGGATTGCCGAAACCCACCGCATCAGCGCCCGGCGGCGGCGCCGGTGGGAGACGGCACGAAGCGAGCTCACAGCCGACATCAGGGCGCAGGGATTCGACGCCGCCCGGAACACATACACGCGCTCCTACGGATCGGCCGATCTCGACTCGGCCCTGCTGATCCTGCCCGTGACCGGCTTCGAGGATTCCGGCTCTCCGCGGCTGCGGGGGACGGTGGATGCGGTGTGGGTTGAGTTGTCGGCCGGCTACCCCTTCCTCTACCGCTACCCGCCCGGCCAGGACGGGTTGCCCGGTGATGAAGGAGCTTTCCTGCCGTGTTCCTTCTGGCTGGCCCAGGCCCTCGCCCTGACGGGACGGGCAGCCGAGGCTGCGGAACTGTTCGAGTCGCTGCTGGGCTACGCCGGTCCGCTGGGCCTGTTCAGCGAGGAAGCCGATCCCGCCACCGGAACGCTCCTCGGCAACTATCCGCAGGCGATGACGCACGCCGCGCTGGTCCAGGCGGCGCTGGCCCTCCGCGACGCCTCCCACCAGCTGGCGCCCCTCCCGCAGGCCGCGGGCCCGAAGGAAGCCTGA
- a CDS encoding NAD(P)-dependent alcohol dehydrogenase, translated as MRAAVLKRQGEMALETLPVPQLDPDQVLVQVAAVGVCGSDVHYYEHGRIGDYVVDHPLILGHELSGRITAAGSAVDPARIGKRVAVEPQRPCRTCKQCRAGRYNLCPDIEFYATPPVDGAFTEYVTIQSDFAYEIPDSVSDEAAALIEPLSVGLWACERAGIRPGSRVLIAGAGPIGIIAAQAARAFGATEIYISDIAEDRLAFALDHGATHALNARTDTVEGLDVDAFIDASGAPQAVRSGIKAVAPAGKVILVGLGADDVELPVSYIQNREIWLSGVFRYTNTWPLAIQLIADGKVDLDILVTGRFGLADAEEALKAGKQPGQLKAVVYPGR; from the coding sequence ATGCGCGCCGCCGTCCTCAAGCGCCAGGGCGAGATGGCCCTGGAAACGCTGCCCGTCCCGCAGCTGGATCCCGACCAGGTCCTGGTGCAGGTGGCCGCCGTCGGCGTTTGCGGCAGCGACGTCCACTACTACGAACACGGCCGGATCGGCGACTACGTGGTGGACCACCCGCTCATCCTCGGCCACGAACTCTCCGGCCGGATCACCGCCGCCGGAAGCGCCGTGGACCCTGCCCGCATCGGCAAGCGGGTCGCCGTCGAACCCCAGCGACCCTGCCGCACCTGCAAGCAATGCCGCGCCGGACGGTACAACCTCTGCCCGGACATCGAGTTCTACGCCACCCCGCCGGTGGACGGCGCGTTCACGGAATACGTCACCATCCAGTCCGACTTCGCCTATGAGATCCCGGACAGCGTCAGCGACGAGGCGGCCGCCCTGATCGAGCCGCTCTCCGTGGGGCTGTGGGCCTGCGAACGCGCCGGCATCCGCCCCGGCAGCCGGGTGCTGATCGCCGGCGCCGGACCCATCGGCATCATCGCCGCCCAGGCCGCCCGCGCGTTCGGCGCCACCGAAATCTACATCAGCGACATCGCCGAGGACCGCCTCGCGTTCGCGCTGGACCACGGCGCCACCCACGCGCTCAACGCCCGCACTGACACGGTGGAGGGGCTCGACGTCGACGCGTTCATTGACGCTTCCGGCGCACCGCAGGCGGTCCGTTCCGGGATCAAGGCCGTGGCGCCCGCCGGAAAGGTGATCCTCGTGGGGCTGGGGGCGGACGACGTCGAACTCCCCGTCTCGTACATCCAGAACCGGGAGATCTGGCTCTCCGGCGTCTTCCGCTACACCAACACCTGGCCCCTGGCCATCCAGCTCATAGCCGACGGCAAGGTGGACCTGGACATCCTGGTCACCGGCAGGTTCGGCCTGGCCGACGCCGAAGAAGCACTGAAAGCGGGCAAGCAGCCCGGACAGCTCAAAGCCGTGGTCTACCCGGGCCGCTGA
- a CDS encoding DUF4190 domain-containing protein — MSTPQYQPQYQGYAPAPASAKTNTLAIVALISSFFISLLGVILGHVALGQIKRTGEGGRGLAIAALVIGYASIALSVVLLIVVLGSAAASQA, encoded by the coding sequence ATGAGCACACCTCAGTACCAGCCGCAGTACCAGGGCTACGCGCCGGCACCGGCTTCCGCCAAGACCAACACGCTGGCCATCGTTGCGCTGATCTCGTCGTTCTTCATCAGCCTGCTCGGCGTCATTCTGGGCCACGTCGCCCTGGGCCAGATCAAGAGGACCGGCGAAGGCGGACGCGGCCTGGCCATCGCCGCCCTGGTCATCGGCTACGCGTCGATTGCCCTCTCGGTCGTCCTGCTCATCGTCGTCCTCGGATCGGCCGCCGCCTCCCAGGCCTGA